ACAAATATTTAAGAGTTTAAAAAGGAGGGCACAGGACGAGCAACTGCAACTAGGCTACTGCCATTACCGTATGCTGTTAAaaatatagatttttttttgtagtgtaaCTGCCAAGTTATGCATGAATGTAACCATCTACTACAGTGACATTATGGATTCAAAATCCCAAGGggatttgattatttttcaatataatcAATATCgtaaagaaggaaaagacGATAACCAATtattgaaaacaaaagaatttgtTTACTTACTCAACAGCCCTGGCTGCACCTAAAGCAATTCTGATTCTGGTATTCCAAGTCAGTGGTTTGCTAAAATCATCTGACACATGTAGGAACTCATGGAGTGAGCCATTCCTGAAATAGTCATACACTAACATGTTATGCCCCTGTTCTGAACAGTAGCCAACAAGTTCAGCAATGTTTGGATGGTGAAGCTTTGATATGTTTGTAACAATTTCCGAAAATCCCTCTGGCCTCTCGCCTTGAAATAGTGGGGACTCTAtctttttcactgctaaaacCTGATAGACATATATATACAGGAGTAAATGGGATGGAATCTTAACAtgcaattaaaaagaaatgaagaacagaagagagaaaaacaatATGCTAACAAACTGATGTAGTCCAGTCGTTTACCTTTCCATCCGGATATTTTGCCTTATAAACACGTCCAATGGTACCCTCACCCAGAAGGCGACCTGATGCAAAATTAGCAGTAGCATTCTGTAAATCCGCCAAAGAATAAGGTACAGCATGAACAGAGGTGTTTCTTCTGCCTTTCAGACGGCTTGCAAACTCATTTGCACTGAAGGAAACACGACCAGAAACTGAACGCTTAAGGCCCATTGACGGAGACTTTTGCAAAGACTTCATATCTATGGCAACACTTGAATCCATTGATTTAAATTCTGACACCAGCACACATCATATAATCAGAACAATTTGTCACATGAAAACTATTATTAATTAGTTATCAAGCAAACAAAAGATGGTAAAAAGGCCAAAAATGACACGAAGTAACCAGCCAACATCGATCTAAAACATATAAACCCTATGCACTGCAGAAATCTTGGAGTGGCATGTAACATCTGCTGGAATGCTTGGCAAACCAATTTTTGCAATTCCAACCTCAGAGCTTGTAGCGAAAGTAACTTGCTAAAAGAAACTGAATAACTAATACGCACACACACACGCACACACCTCTTTCATGGGATGTATACGAGAAAAATAACATACTGCAACAACTTTAAACATGGAAAGAGTCTTGCATGCTCATGCAAAGAGCATGGTTCAAAACAGTTAGAAAGGCAACTCTACTTATGATTGTGACATGCAGAAACCACAAACAAATGGATACCTTTAGGGTCTTTTAAAATGCCAACATATGATTCAGGGCTTAACTCCCGTGATTGAAGGGGAGTAAATCCTTTACGCCCACTGATCATTTCTTCATCAAGAAAATGCGAGGATGGAGGAGGCGACCTTCTCTTTGAGAATACAGCAATAAGAAGAGCAAGCACCACGAGGACACCTAAACATGATACAGCTATAATTACTGCGTTCACAACAGACTTCTCCACACCATTACTTTCCTTCCCTTCTCCATTAGGATGACTGTGTTGTACCCCAGGGGGTGGAGGGGGAGCCGGCCCAGATGACCAAGAATTTCCTCCAGTTCTTCAAAAGAGATGATTGCAAAGTCAGGAAACAACTTTTAGAGCACTGCAagaataaacaaagaaaattttgtagCATACTGACTCTAGGTTGTCAATGTCCTTTAACTCATTAGGAATCCATCCAGTaaatttgttgttttcaaCATTCCTGCcagcaaaagtgtaaattgaTATTGTAAGGTCTCTCAGGTTTTCATCAGCTTCAAtgtgagaaaaagaagaattgaaaaccatcattttcaacaaatttaaTCTTCTGGTCACATACAGATCATTTAGGGGAAGGTCAGCAAGGACATTAATTGAACCAGTGAATTGGTTGTCTTGTAGATGCCTGTAGAAGAGAAAACAAAGGTAAGCAAGAAAGCacttgaaagagaaaagatttaaaaaaaaaaaaagaaaaggtaaactTTTTTGCCACTTACAAAGTGTTTATACTTGCAAGATTTGCGAAAGAATTCGGCAGCTTGTCTGACAGTTGGTTGAATGATACATCACTGTATGTCACTCATGTGTTAGTAAGCAATACTACCTATATGTCTAGAGGGGTTCTTGTttcattttattgaaaatacaGAATACAAGAGAGCAGCGCAAGTGCAAATGGCAAGACCTAACCTTATGTAATTTCTGAAAATCCTCTTGAAGAATAAATAAACAGAAGTTAAGGCTTGCTTTAgtgtttattttcattttcgtCAATCTTGAAATCTTGATATCATAATGGTATTTAGTTTCTTGTTCAAATAATACAGAGTGTATTGATGTCTAAACTCCATCCCTGTGCCTTTACTTGGTTACTCTTGGTTTGTTCCCTTGTTCATTTAAATTTGACTGCATTTCATCAGATAGTGCAATACTACATCAGGCAGAAAGTCACGTTCTAAGGATTGCGTTCTCATGAATGTCTTAACACTTATCTCCTTTAATGCTCCCATGTCACCACTCTGCATTTGTCTGAAAATTTTCCCATTtgagaatttttctttctgtaACCTAGAAAAAGGCCCCGAGGCTAGTTGAGGCATCAATATCGGAAACTTGAAAATCCATCAAATTctgttttaatatttttctgcAGAACCAGCATATTTGTGCATAAAACAACCTTTCTGAGGGTATTTATGGTCTTACAATTTAAGTTCAGTGGATCTTGCAGGCACTTAAAAGATAAAGGTTTAATGATGTGTCATAGAGAAAAGTTAATCACATCATACTAACGAAATTCAATTCTTCCCATAAAACCTTATCAACTTCAATTGAAAACCTTAGGGCCTGTTTAATTGTAAAAATTGTTTACATTCCCCATTGATAGAGAAAAGTCTTGCATGTAAGTAGAAAATAATGTTTGcaagtagaaaaagaaaaaaagacttTCTTTTCAGCAATACTTACAATGACTTGAGTTTTTGAAGTTTCCCAAACATATCGCTCAGCTGTCCATTGAGTTGATTATGGCTAAGATTTCTGCAGCCACCAACCAAGTAATTAGACATGGTAATTTCAACTGATGAAATTGTTAAGAAATAGAAACAATCAACTATTTCACTTACATGTCTTCGAGGCTGGTCATCTGAGATATTGAGTAAGGCACAGTACCACTAAACTTATTTTCAGAAAGGTCTCTGCAAATCGAGCTCTTATGATTAGTGTGATATTACAGGGAATCAAACAAATGAAATCAGGATATCGATATGCAACCCTACATCAAGATCAAGGTCATCAAAACCAATTTTTCCCATCCATTTGGAGGTTGTATTTTGTTgcattaaaacaaattaacatTTATTTGGATAACTTCATTAAGTAAGCTAGTGTAGTGAGACAAGAGGTGCTAGTCTTAACCATTGAGCAATACCAACAACATACAAGGGAAATTTCTACCTCATCTAGTTAAAAATATTGgcttaataataataataccaTTTTCAACGGCTGTAAGCAACGGAACTTCAAAACAGGTAGACAATGGCCACAAGTTAGACTGGACTCCAATAGCTATGTTCTCAACATTAATTGCTTAGCAAAGATACAAAACCTCTTAAAGAGAGTACAAATGATTTTTCGTGTTCATTAATTCCGTTCAGCTTACTTACATGTGTACAGCATTTGGAGGTAGTTGGTATGGAATATCACCTTCGAGGTTGTTCTTGCTCAAGTCACTGTACTATGACCAAACATGCATTGCCTTCAGGTTATGTTCTCTAACAgggaaaaacaaataaaaagaaacagaaaatagAACATAAAAATTTGCCAAATTCTAGAAGCAAATTCTCACAAAGTGGTGACAGAAGTCAAACTTGATAGCTGGTAGCCCAATTGTCCACTGAGTTCATAGTCAGATAACTTTCTGCAAatttttaagcaaaaaaaCAGAAGGGGGATAGTTCAGAAATTCGAATTATGTCCTGTTGAATATAGAAGAATGCAAGCACACTTCAGTAGACAGATAATAGGGAAGAATAATAGAAGTAATGGAAAATGACCTACATTTCAGTTACAGATGAGCCTGAGCATTTGATCCCTTCCCAGGAATCGTCACAAGGGTCACCGCCATTCGCTCTCCAACCACTTAATTGTGATGGAGTATTTAAGCTTTTAAACATCACATTAAGTGCAGAAACTACAAAATACGATTaaaaagcatcaaaaccttGACGCATAAAGATTTATGttgatgtaatgcataggacACCCGAGTTCCTAAGCCAAAAGGATCGATTCTCACAGTGGGACAGTACAACACAAATTACACATATAATAGTTGAAGATCAGAAGAAATTATAGTGTTGCCACTTTTTCTCACAGGAAATCGGACCTATTTCCAAATTTCACGACTTACACAGCATAGGCCAAACATAAGCAGAAAAGATCTTGCCAAACATAATATGTTTGTTCCTATTCTTTAAAACCTCGGCAAAGATAGAAAGGAAAGTAGAGCAAGAAACTTACATGTATCATTAGCATgcatattcttttattaatgCATGCATCATTAGAATTTTATTCCCAGAAATGCTTCCAACAAGAATCTAACTATTTGACAAGGAAAAGGGAGTAACTCGTGTGGGTGCATACATATTCAAAATTGAATCATAAATAATCCACAACATTGAAGTTGAATAATAAGTACATACCATCTGGGGAATCTGTTTTGGAGTGGACCAATGAAATGAGGATCCCCAGAGAAAGGATCAAGTATCCTAGAAGAAAATGATGCATGTTCCTATGCCAGAAAAAGCCTTAAGAAAAGCAGAGGAATGTGGGGTTCTATTCCTTTCTATGATTTAGCTATATCAAATGCAGAAACCCAAGGAGGTGGAGGTGGAGGAGCTGAAGAAATTATAAACATGAACGATAAactcctaaaaaaaaaaagccagtGTTTGTTTCCCTTATTTTGTATCGTATGGGGGTCTCTAGgctgtcttttttttttttttgaatatccTCTAGAGGTGGCTTAATGTGGTGAAGAGAAGGGTACAGCTAACAATGTTGAGGAGAAGGGGGAGAGAGGGAGTGGCATTGCCCTTGCAAAGAGCGAAAGCTGAGGAGAAATAGGAGCCTTTCAATGTTTTCCGGATCTTTGTAACACTTATTCCCGCCTTCTCTAACTGTCATCTTTAACACTATAACAAATATTTCATTCCAGGCTTGTCTGGCAGCAttttagaaacaaataaaGGAAGAGCAAACAACAGCACTGTTAACAACTATGGCATAGCTTACAGCTATTGATATACTCAAGCTAtactttgaattcttttaactttcatattcaaattttatagcAACAACTTGCCTATAGACATAAtcaattttttgataaaataatgcATAATACttcaaaaaattcttaaaattattttaaaaaattcaaatatattctAATTCTTCTCTTGTTATAGACTTTGCACATGCAAATATACGTTTCGAATAAATAATACAAACAATAAGTCCAGATTATCGTTCCCATAAAAATCTATTTCTAAAGTTTCACTAAGTGTTAAAGTTATATAACAAACTAATCTTATTTAAGCTAATCGAAAATTGAAAAGCTaatcaaagataaaattaaaaataaacactaaattaaccagaaaaaattaaatatgttgagaAAGCAATAGATTaaagacctaagattatggattcattcaacatttcattgGATACCAGCTTctcttgttatttatcttttttgaGTGATTTTACGAACCTAGAATTCAAAGCTATGAACAAGTCTCCGTGAAGATGCTTGCACAAATacttaacttaattagttcactatatatCTATGacaatcaattaaattaagttcattaagcaagtgacctaatttggctatgtatggcaattggtAGATGTCTATCTGAATCGAGAATTAGATTACTTAAGTgacgtgaacatacactatttaAATCTTAATCCAACCTAAAATCTTTCTATCAAgtttcaattagattcacaaataaattaattgttgatcaaacaattaaaaacattaagaacatatttcaataaataaaatcatacacattcatgataaataacaaaaaaaataagtatttagactacatgttgaaatccaccacaatcttAAAAAAGCAAATTAGTTCATGATATCTAAATAAAACACTATCTAAAGAAATctagccatgaattcaaagcaaaaaataagaataacacaaaagagagaaataaactAATGTTGAATCTCGGTAAAACTCGAATCTCTCTCAATTGATCTTGAATTTTTGCTTGATTCTTAACTTCAATTCTCCAAAAAAGTTGTTGTCGTCCTCCTCTTTGAATGCTCTCAAAAAGCCTCCTAAATATGTGCAAGGTGCCCTACTCTCTAATTTTCCATCAGAAGTTTATTTTGGGAATCGGGGCGGTGCCGCGACCTTGACTTCTTAGTGCTACAGTGCTATGACACACCTTAGTGGCATTGCAGCACTACTTTTCTAGCATCACGACAGTTTGCTCTTAGTGATTATATGATGCTCCTCATCAGTTTAGCACCACGGCCACAATCCTCCTAATGCTGCTGTCACAGCCCAATcccaggccatgaccggcacaaGGACCTAATAGGCACAGTTCACTAGGCTCAAGCAAGCCTTCCTATATGAATCTGTACATTAGTCCATCTATCattcatatttctttaagatctataCTTAATAGTGTTCGAATGCTAATTTCTTCAAAGACAATTCGTAGAACCCAAGTAAATACTCGCACTGGgcatcataaattaaaatatacatagatagtttgtcaaatgtatcttaacaattcacATTAAACATATATGTGCATATACAAAgaccttgaccgtcagcggaaTGACTCTGGGCATGGGTGCTAACATTTAGTGTCAGGGCGACCTACCAAAATATAGATAAGAGGAAGCACCTCGGCCTAGGAATCCAACTacctttgaatttgaaaactaaaacatgaagttgaaaataatgagtataaactcaatgagtgaacataagaaaggaacaagcatcaatacgggaagttttagaaaataaaatgtacttatgttgaaaacaataCAATTTTGCCTAATTGCTTGTCACAacgaaaatccatttttgctgcaatgaaaatCGATTTGAAAGCATTCAtcaaattttaacattcaatTTTCAATGCAAACACATAATATTTTCCCTAACCTCTCTATGTATGTgtatacatgtatacaacTCCCATctcaccagctcatgtgcacttccaCGTTGCACATGGCATATAGCATCAGTGTGTGCACTCACACAGCACACGACTATCGCCATCATGTacactcccacatcgcacatggcatatatcatcagttTGTGCACTCACATAGCATACCACTCTCACATAGCATACCACTCTCGCCATCATGTacactcccacatcgcacatggcatatatcatcagttTGTGCACTCACATAGCATACCACTCTCGCCATCATGTACACTCCCACATctcacatggcatatatcatcagtgtGTGCACTCACACAGCACACCAttatcatcagctcatgtgcattccTACATCACACATAGCTgagtcatcatcagctcatgtgcactcctacaacgcacatagctaggtcatcattatcacataaTAGTAATATCTAATGCATAACATGCATATCAATACAATGTGGGAACACATGAACTAatcatattgcacatttcacaagataaaaacatttcatcaagggcttgttccccatgtataatttaaagcaaaaacaaataagattttcaaatgattcattcaAGCACATATgcatttcccaaaacaatttatatgcaagttcactcacagcGTCTTTGTTGATGCTTTGATCAACTCTAACTATGTCTAATGCTCCGAATGGAGATGTGgagtctcgttggaaccttaGTGGTTTCATAGTGGAATTCTTTTCAAGAGTTCTTCAAGCTATCAAggaaagtctctctctctctctctctctctctcaaaatgTTCAACTAGTGAAAGAAAGTGCAAAAGAAGAgcttttgagggttcttgaggtgtaaaagtgaAAGAGTATGAAAGACCTTATGAAAAAGTGTACAAAAGCATGAGAATCGGAGTTAATTcaagaaagttatggaagctttaaggcTTCTTTTCCATGGAAGGTGGGAAATGTTTAGTGAGGGAAaaggatgggaagaagaagaagaagctactggaagtgagaaggtgctggaagaaatgagatatttatcctaaagtcaatcaaagtttcacgaaatttacaaaaatgccccttttttgttcttctagtGCAGTACcttcactttgacaaagattttgaccacttttcgatcagaactgggcaaagtgtaaacatcaaagttgtagctctacctcttatctttctaatggtccaaaaatcatgtcatttgaaCTTCTatagtgggagatatgattGAACAACcgaaatatatgcaaatagaACAATAGTtaattatgcacctttcttcaccaattgaaattatttttaatcttactcctataaaaacataaaataattataaataacgtAAAACTAGTAtcattaactcaaaataaacatttaaacataaattaaactaaactaataaaataaataaaaataattgtattCAATCCTGAATCTAGTCCAACTTAgactaattaggtatttaatctcccattaaatatgtgaatttgatgCACTCAACAGTCTACCTCTAGTAAGGCATCTGTGGAGGTCGGGGTTTCACAATTAGCCACCATAttaaagtatggggtattatAGCTGCAGAGGTATCCCTTTCAGTGCCACGGCCTCAATCGCCATGCTACCTTGTGCAAAA
This genomic interval from Theobroma cacao cultivar B97-61/B2 unplaced genomic scaffold, Criollo_cocoa_genome_V2, whole genome shotgun sequence contains the following:
- the LOC18595540 gene encoding protein STRUBBELIG-RECEPTOR FAMILY 5 isoform X1, whose protein sequence is MHHFLLGYLILSLGILISLVHSKTDSPDVSALNVMFKSLNTPSQLSGWRANGGDPCDDSWEGIKCSGSSVTEIKLSDYELSGQLGYQLSSLTSVTTFDLSKNNLEGDIPYQLPPNAVHIDLSENKFSGTVPYSISQMTSLEDINLSHNQLNGQLSDMFGKLQKLKSFDVSFNQLSDKLPNSFANLASINTLHLQDNQFTGSINVLADLPLNDLNVENNKFTGWIPNELKDIDNLETGGNSWSSGPAPPPPPGVQHSHPNGEGKESNGVEKSVVNAVIIAVSCLGVLVVLALLIAVFSKRRSPPPSSHFLDEEMISGRKGFTPLQSRELSPESYVGILKDPKEFKSMDSSVAIDMKSLQKSPSMGLKRSVSGRVSFSANEFASRLKGRRNTSVHAVPYSLADLQNATANFASGRLLGEGTIGRVYKAKYPDGKVLAVKKIESPLFQGERPEGFSEIVTNISKLHHPNIAELVGYCSEQGHNMLVYDYFRNGSLHEFLHVSDDFSKPLTWNTRIRIALGAARAVEYLHDSCSPPIVHKNIKSSNILLDLELNPHLSDYGMANFHQRTSQNLGLGYNAPECTTPAAYTLKSDVYSIGVVMLELLTGRMPLDSKRPKSEECLVKWASPKLHDIDALARMVDPALRGLYPLKSLPPFADIIALCVQSDPKLRPPMSEVVQALVRLVQQSTIHMREDLSASRRTEDSD
- the LOC18595540 gene encoding protein STRUBBELIG-RECEPTOR FAMILY 5 isoform X2 — its product is MTSLEDINLSHNQLNGQLSDMFGKLQKLKSFDVSFNQLSDKLPNSFANLASINTLHLQDNQFTGSINVLADLPLNDLNVENNKFTGWIPNELKDIDNLETGGNSWSSGPAPPPPPGVQHSHPNGEGKESNGVEKSVVNAVIIAVSCLGVLVVLALLIAVFSKRRSPPPSSHFLDEEMISGRKGFTPLQSRELSPESYVGILKDPKEFKSMDSSVAIDMKSLQKSPSMGLKRSVSGRVSFSANEFASRLKGRRNTSVHAVPYSLADLQNATANFASGRLLGEGTIGRVYKAKYPDGKVLAVKKIESPLFQGERPEGFSEIVTNISKLHHPNIAELVGYCSEQGHNMLVYDYFRNGSLHEFLHVSDDFSKPLTWNTRIRIALGAARAVEYLHDSCSPPIVHKNIKSSNILLDLELNPHLSDYGMANFHQRTSQNLGLGYNAPECTTPAAYTLKSDVYSIGVVMLELLTGRMPLDSKRPKSEECLVKWASPKLHDIDALARMVDPALRGLYPLKSLPPFADIIALCVQSDPKLRPPMSEVVQALVRLVQQSTIHMREDLSASRRTEDSD